The DNA sequence GTGGCACGCCGCCGACGACGCAGACGGTGCCGCCGGATCCCGGACGGCGCCGCGGGCGGCGCAGCCGCCGTTGCGTCAACCCGTCCCGGACCGTTCAGCACATCCGGCCCGACCGATCAGCCAGGAGTACGCCCCGCGTGAGCACGCCCCGCACCGATTTCCGCAATGTCGCCATCGTCGCGCACGTCGACCATGGCAAGACCACCCTCGTCGACGCCATGTTGCGCCAGTCCGGGGCGTTCGCGGAGCGCGCGGAGCCGATAGACCGGGTCATGGACTCGGGCGACCTCGAGCGTGAGAAGGGCATCACGATCCTCGCCAAGAACACGGCGGTGCACCGTCATCACGAGGACGGGACGATGACGATCATCAACGTGATCGACACCCCCGGCCACGCCGACTTCGGCGGCGAGGTCGAGCGCGGCCTGTCGATGGTCGACGCCGTCGTCCTGCTCGTCGACGCCGCAGAGGGGCCGCTGCCGCAGACGCGTTTCGTGCTGCGCAAGGCGCTGGCCGCGGAACTGCCGGTGATCCTCGTGGTCAACAAGACCGACCGGCCGGACGCGCGGATCGCCGAGGTCGTCGAGCAGTCGCACGACCTGCTGCTGGACCTGGCCGCGGACCTTCCCGAGGAGTCGGCCGCGGCGGCCGAGCTGGCGCTGGAGATGCCGGTCCTGTACGCGTCCGGCCGCGAGGGCAAGGCGTCGTCCGTGCGCCCCGCCGACGGCCAGGCGCCGGACGCGGACAACCTCGACGAGCTCTTCGACCTGCTGCTGCACCAGGTGCCGGCGCCCAAGGGCGATCCGGAGGGCACGCTGCAGGCGCACGTGACCAACCTCGACGCGTCGGCCTTCCTGGGCCGGCTCGCCCTCGTGCGCGTCCACGAGGGCACGCTGCACAAGGGCCAGCAGGTGGCCTGGATGCACGACGGCGGCGTGAAGACGGTGAAGATCACCGAGCTGCTGCGCACCGTGGGGGTCGAGCGCGAGCCCGCCGAGTACGTGGAGGCGGGGGACATCTGCGCGGTGGCGGGTATCGCGGACATCATGATCGGCGACACCCTCGCCGACGTGGACGAGCCGGTGGCGCTGCCCCGCATCGAGATCGACGAGCCGGCCATCTCGGTGACGATCGGCACCAACACCTCGCCGCTGGCCGGCCGCGTGCAGGGGCACAAGCTCACCGCGCGGATGGTCAAGTCGCGCCTGGACCAGGAGCTGATCGGCAACGTCTCGCTGCGGGTCCTCGACATCGGACGCCCGGACGCCTGGGAGGTGCAGGGCCGCGGCGAGCTCGCGCTGGCCGTCCTGGTGGAGCAGATGCGCCGTGAGGGCTTCGAGCTCACCGTGGGCAAGCCCCAGGTGGTCACCCGGCAGGTCGACGGCAAGCTGCACGAGCCGTTCGAGGACCTCACCGTGGACAGCCCGGAAGAGCACATGGGCGCCATCACGCAGCTGCTGGCGGCGCGCAAGGGCCGCATGGTGGAGATGAGCAACAACGGCTCCGGATGGATCCGCATCCAGTTCCACGTGCCGTCGCGCGGCCTGATCGGATTCCGCAACGATTTCCTCACCGAGACCCGCGGTGCGGGCATCGCCAACGCGGTGTTCGCCGGCTACGGGCCGTGGGCGGGCGAGATCCGGGCCCGGCACACCGGCTCGCTCGTCTCCGACCGGGCGGGGCAGGTCACCGCCTACGCGATGATCCAGCTGGCGGACCGCGGCACCTTCTTCGTCGAGCCGGGTACCGAGGCGTACGAGGGCATGGTCGTCGGCATCAACCCCCGCGCCGAGGATCTCGACATCAACGTCACCAAGGAGAAGAAGCTCACCAACATGCGCGCCGCCAGCGCGGATTCGACGGAAACCCTTGCGCGTCCGATCACGCTCGACCTGGAGGCGGCGATGGAGTTCTGCGCCGCGGACGAATGCGTCGAGGTCACGCCGGAGATCACCCGGGTGCGTAAGGTCGTGCTGAGCGGCACGGACCGCGCCAGGCAGCGTTCGCGTAACAAGGCGCGGGACAAGGCGGCCGGCTGAACGGTCCCCCGTCGGGCGGCGGGCGGAGCGGACCGAGGGGAGTGGAGTTGTCGGTAGGTGGCGACGCGCGCCGCGGTGGGACGCGGCGCGCGCACCGGGGACGCGCGGCGGACGGTGCACGGGTCCGGCGGCGCGGCCCCTCGGTCGCGGCCGGCGCTGCGGCGCTGGCCGCGTCGGTGACGTTGCTCGCGGGCTGCACCGCGTCGCCGGAGCCCGCGGTGGAGAGCCCCAGCGAGACCGTGCCAGCGCCGATCCAGACCACGGAGCTGTCCGTCACCGTCGCGATGGACGGGATCGGCCACGGGTTCAATCCGCACCTGCTGGCCGACCAGTCTCCCGCCACGGACGCCGTCGCGGACTTGGTGCTGCCGAGCATGTTCCGGCCGGCTCCGGACCCGGCGGACCCGGCCAGGCTGACCTTGCAGCCGGATGCGTCCGTGCTCGATTCGGCCGAGGTGGTGAGCCGGGACCCGTTCACCGTGGAGTACCGGCTGAGTACCGAGGCGCAGTGGTCCGACAGTGCGCCCATCGCCGTCGAAGACTTTCAGTACCTTTGGCAGCAGATGGTCACGGTGCCCGGGGTGGTGGCGCCGGCCGGTTACCGGCAGATCACCGATATCCGTGCCGTCGGGGGCGGCGGCAAGACGGTGCAGGTGGTGTTCGCGCGGCCCTACGACGCGTGGCGCGAACTCTTCCGCTCGCTTGTCCCGGCGCACCTGCTCAAAGACATGCCGGGCGGATTCGAGACCGGGCTGGACGACGGCGTCCCCGTCTCCGGATCGCGTTTCAAGGTGTCCACGGTGGACCGGGGCCGCGGCCAGATCCTGCTGGAGCGCAACGACCGCTTCTGGGGGCAGCCGGCCACGCCCGACCGCGTGGTGATCCGCCGGGCCGGTACCACCGCACAGCTGGCAGAGGCGCTCCGCGGCGGGGACGTGCAGGTGTTCGACGTGCGCGCCGGCGAGGCGGCGCTGAGCCAGCTGTCGGCCGTCGGCGGCGTGCAGGCGCGGCGGGCGGACCGGGCGCGTTCGCTGTCGCTGACGCTCAATGCCCGGGCACCGCATCTACGCGACGTGCGGCTGCGGCGCGCGCTGCTGGACCTGCTCGACCCGCAACGGCTGGCACTGGTCGGCGCGGACAGCGAGGCCGGTGCGCGATGGGTGGGTTCGGCCACCGCGGTGCCCTCGGATCCGGCGTACCGGGTCACGGCCCCACCGCGGATGCCGCGCGAGGCGGCCCAGGACGTCCTCCGGTCCGCGGGCTACGGGCTCGCCGCGCCCGACGGTGAAAGCTCCGGCGAGCCTGTGCTGCAGATCAAGATCGGCGTGCCCCGCGGGGACACCAAGGCGTCGGAGGTGGCCAGCACCGTCGCGGACGTGTGGACCTCGGCCGGAGTGGACGCCTCGGTCGCCGAGATCGACGCGGAGACGCTCTACGGCGATGCTCTGACCACGGGTACCGTCGACGCCGTCGTCGGCTGGGAGGACGTGGACACGGATCTGGCGTCGCGGGTCGCGGCGCGGTACGGGTGCGACGGCGCGGCGGTGTCCGTGCGCGCCCCGGTGCCCCCCGCCCAGGCGCCGGCGGCCCCGAAGACGGTGTCGCCGACCGCCCCGCCTGCGGCGTCCGCCACCGGGACGCCCGACGCTTCGCCCCCGCCCCCCACGGTGACCGACCCCCCGGTGAGCGGCCCCACGGTGAGCGCCGCCCCGGCACCGGACCCGGTGCCGCCGCTGGCGCCGGACGACCCGGCACGCAAGAACTTCGCGCAGCCGCAGACGGCGCCCAGCAACATCGGAGGCGTCTGCGACGAGGAGCTGCAGCCGGTGCTCGCGCAGGCGCTGCAGGGAGAGATCGACGTCGACCGGCTGATCGAGATCGTCGACCCGGTGGCCTGGTCGTTCGCCACAGTCCTGCCGATCCTGCAGGACACGGGCGTGGTGGGTTCGACGAGCGCGATCGAGGGGACCATGCTGGGGGACGGACGGCTGGCGTCGGCGCTCTTCCTCAACGCCGCCGGGTGGCATCGCACACCGGCGCGGGGCGTGCCGCCCACGGCCACGTCGACACCCACGCCCACGTCGACACCCACGCCGATCCCGGACTAGCGCGGCCCGGCAACGGCGGGCCGATGACGAGGAGCTGCTATGACGAGGAGCTGCCATGACGAGGAGCCGCTATGAACGAGGGTGATGTCCCCGCGGCCGTGACGGGTGTGCACACGGGCAAGCGGCTGCTGCTGGTGCACGCGCACCCGGACGACGAGACGATCACCACGGGCGGCACCATCGCCCGGTACGTCGCGGAGGGCGCCGAGGTGACCGTCGTGACGTGCACTCTGGGCGAGCAGGGCGAGGTCATCGGCGACGAGTGGGCGCAGCTCGTGGCGGAGGCGGCCGACCAGTTGGGCGGTTACCGGATCATGGAGCTCTCCTCGGCGCTGGCGGCGCTGGGGGGCCCTGGCCACCGGTTCCTGGGCGGCGCGGGCCGCTGGCGGGATTCGGGGATGGCCGGAACGCCGGCCGCCGAACATCCGCGCGCGTTCGTCCGCGGGGCGGAGGGCGACGCGGTGGGGCAGCTCGCCGCCGTCATCGCCGGAATGCGTCCGCACGTGGTGATCACCTATGGACCCGACGGCGGCTACGGGCACCCCGACCACATCCGTGCCCACACGGTGACGACGGCCGCGGTGGAACAGGCGCGTGCGCGCTGGGACACGCCCAAGTTGTATTGGACGGTGGCGGAGGACGAGGCCGTTGCCGGCGGTCTCGCGGATCTCGGCCCGGTGCCCGATGCGTGGTCGATCCCGGAAGCCGGCGAACTGCCCGCGGTACCGGCGTCGACGGTGACCGCCGAGGTGGACATCTCCGGGTATCTGGACGCCAAGCGGGCGGCGCTCGCCGCCCATGCCACGCAGGTGCGGGTGGCGGACGGCGGACGGGCGTACGCGCTGTCGAACGGGATCGCGCAGCCTGTCGTCGCGCGCGAGTTCTTCGTTCTTGCCCGCGGCGCCGCGGGCCCGACGGGACGCGCAGGGCGCGAGACCGACCTGCTGGCCGGCCTCGGCGCCGGGTGATTCCGTGCGGTCCGGCCGATGTGCCTCGCGCGCGCGCCGGCCGATGCCACTACCATGTGATGCCACGTGGGTCGGGGAGGCGTTTCGGGCCGGTCGGGGCCGGCACGGGGTCGGGGTCCGCACTGAGTCGGGGCCTTCACGGACGATGGGACACAGTCGAGAACCGGAGGTAACCGATGCACACGGCCACATCGCTGGACCTGGTGCCGCCCTGGATGTCGCCCGAGCAGTTGCACGGGTCGTACACGGGCTCCATCCTCAACCTGGCGCAGAGCCAGGCGCATGAGCTGCCGATGCTCGAGCGCGTCATGTCGATCCTCGCGGGGATCGTCGGAGTATGAGCAGTCCGGCCGCAGCGTCGACGCGACCGCAGGACCCCGTCGTTTCGCCGTCGGGCCGGGCGGCGCTGGCGGTCCTGCTGTTCGCCGACGGCCTGGCGGTGGGTCTGATCTCGGTGTTCTTCCTTCCGTTGTGGGTGGGGAGTATCCCGGTGCCGGTGGTGATCCTGGGCGCGGCATTCGCGAACCTGGGCCTGGTGATGCTCGCCGCGCGTTGCACCGGGCAGACCGCGGTCATCGCCGCCCCGCTGATCGGATGGCTGGTGGTGTACCTGCTGGCTGCGGCGGGCGGGCCGGGGGGAGACGGCGTGTTGCCGTCGGATTGGCGTGCGCTGCTCCTCTTGTTCGTCGGGCTCGTCCCCGCGGGGATCCACCTGGCCAACCGCGCTCTGGCACGGTCGTTCGCGAAAGGCGCCGCGCACCGCTGAACCGGCGCTGCCGGCGCGGCGCTGAGCCGCGCCGGACGGGACGGGGGCGCGGAGGGGTCAGAGGTCGGTGAGCGCGCTCTCGCAGCGCGGGCAGGTGCCGGCCGAACGGTCCTCGATGAACAGCCCGCACTCGGGGCACACGCGGTGGAGCCAGCAGGCGGGATCGCCGCCGAGCTCCTCGTCGTCCCCCAGCGGGTCGTCCGCCAGCGGGCCGTGATCCGGGCGCTCGTTCTCGTTGCGCATACCACCATCATGGGCCCCGCGGGCCGGGCGTGCACGGCGCGCGGCGGGGCGCCCTGTCGGCGGGGCGCCCAGAACGCGTGGTGGGAGGGCGTTGGCGGCGGGCGCGGCCGATGGAGCATCATCGGGGAGTGACTTCCACCGGTTCCGGCGATCGCACGAGCACACCCCTTTCCCATCCGACGCCTCCCGCGGCCCCGCCGTCGCCGGCGGCGATGCGGCGGGCGCTGCGGCGCGCCGACGACGGCGTGGCATTGAACGTCGACGAGTCCGCCGTGCTGCTGCAGGCGCGTGGGTCGGACCTCGACCGGCTCTGCGCGGCGGCGGCGCGGGTGCGCGATGCGGGCCTGCGCGCCGAGGGGCGCGTCGACGACGACGGCCGCGGGATCATCACGTACTCCCGCAAGGTGTTCATCCCCCTGACCCGGTTGTGCCGGGACCGCTGCCACTACTGCACGTTCGTCACGGTGCCGGGCAGGTTGCGCGCCGCGGGCCAGGGCGCGTTCCTCGAGCCCGACGAGGTGCTGCGGATCGCGCGTGAAGGCGCCGCTCTCGGCTGCAAGGAAGCACTGTTCACGCTGGGCGACAGGCCGGAGGACCGATGGCCGGAGGCGCGCACATGGCTGGCCGAGCGCGGCTACGAGTCGACGCTGGACTATGTGCGCGCCATGTCGATCCGCGTGCTGGAGGAGACCGGCCTGCTGCCGCACCTCAATCCCGGGGTGATGTCCTGGGCCGAGCTGTCGCGGCTCAAACCGGTCGCACCGTCGATGGGCATGATGCTCGAGACCACCTCCGCACGGCTGTTCACC is a window from the Tomitella gaofuii genome containing:
- the typA gene encoding translational GTPase TypA — its product is MSTPRTDFRNVAIVAHVDHGKTTLVDAMLRQSGAFAERAEPIDRVMDSGDLEREKGITILAKNTAVHRHHEDGTMTIINVIDTPGHADFGGEVERGLSMVDAVVLLVDAAEGPLPQTRFVLRKALAAELPVILVVNKTDRPDARIAEVVEQSHDLLLDLAADLPEESAAAAELALEMPVLYASGREGKASSVRPADGQAPDADNLDELFDLLLHQVPAPKGDPEGTLQAHVTNLDASAFLGRLALVRVHEGTLHKGQQVAWMHDGGVKTVKITELLRTVGVEREPAEYVEAGDICAVAGIADIMIGDTLADVDEPVALPRIEIDEPAISVTIGTNTSPLAGRVQGHKLTARMVKSRLDQELIGNVSLRVLDIGRPDAWEVQGRGELALAVLVEQMRREGFELTVGKPQVVTRQVDGKLHEPFEDLTVDSPEEHMGAITQLLAARKGRMVEMSNNGSGWIRIQFHVPSRGLIGFRNDFLTETRGAGIANAVFAGYGPWAGEIRARHTGSLVSDRAGQVTAYAMIQLADRGTFFVEPGTEAYEGMVVGINPRAEDLDINVTKEKKLTNMRAASADSTETLARPITLDLEAAMEFCAADECVEVTPEITRVRKVVLSGTDRARQRSRNKARDKAAG
- a CDS encoding ABC transporter family substrate-binding protein, which translates into the protein MELSVGGDARRGGTRRAHRGRAADGARVRRRGPSVAAGAAALAASVTLLAGCTASPEPAVESPSETVPAPIQTTELSVTVAMDGIGHGFNPHLLADQSPATDAVADLVLPSMFRPAPDPADPARLTLQPDASVLDSAEVVSRDPFTVEYRLSTEAQWSDSAPIAVEDFQYLWQQMVTVPGVVAPAGYRQITDIRAVGGGGKTVQVVFARPYDAWRELFRSLVPAHLLKDMPGGFETGLDDGVPVSGSRFKVSTVDRGRGQILLERNDRFWGQPATPDRVVIRRAGTTAQLAEALRGGDVQVFDVRAGEAALSQLSAVGGVQARRADRARSLSLTLNARAPHLRDVRLRRALLDLLDPQRLALVGADSEAGARWVGSATAVPSDPAYRVTAPPRMPREAAQDVLRSAGYGLAAPDGESSGEPVLQIKIGVPRGDTKASEVASTVADVWTSAGVDASVAEIDAETLYGDALTTGTVDAVVGWEDVDTDLASRVAARYGCDGAAVSVRAPVPPAQAPAAPKTVSPTAPPAASATGTPDASPPPPTVTDPPVSGPTVSAAPAPDPVPPLAPDDPARKNFAQPQTAPSNIGGVCDEELQPVLAQALQGEIDVDRLIEIVDPVAWSFATVLPILQDTGVVGSTSAIEGTMLGDGRLASALFLNAAGWHRTPARGVPPTATSTPTPTSTPTPIPD
- the mshB gene encoding N-acetyl-1-D-myo-inositol-2-amino-2-deoxy-alpha-D-glucopyranoside deacetylase encodes the protein MNEGDVPAAVTGVHTGKRLLLVHAHPDDETITTGGTIARYVAEGAEVTVVTCTLGEQGEVIGDEWAQLVAEAADQLGGYRIMELSSALAALGGPGHRFLGGAGRWRDSGMAGTPAAEHPRAFVRGAEGDAVGQLAAVIAGMRPHVVITYGPDGGYGHPDHIRAHTVTTAAVEQARARWDTPKLYWTVAEDEAVAGGLADLGPVPDAWSIPEAGELPAVPASTVTAEVDISGYLDAKRAALAAHATQVRVADGGRAYALSNGIAQPVVAREFFVLARGAAGPTGRAGRETDLLAGLGAG